One genomic window of Coregonus clupeaformis isolate EN_2021a unplaced genomic scaffold, ASM2061545v1 scaf1507, whole genome shotgun sequence includes the following:
- the LOC123487187 gene encoding scavenger receptor cysteine-rich type 1 protein M130-like, which produces MGPLPVPGQWKSSTEESESVQLVEGAGLCSGRLEVKSNQSWASVCEADFDQQDAEVVCGEIGCGAPATLQGGLYGEGEGQTWDKEFQCKGNESLLLDCDTSDRKNNTCLPGNAVGLTCSEPDDVRLVGGGSRCAGGVERYDQGEWRTVGAEDRNKEGVAAVVCRQLGCGSTVSVLPGNTSRGIGVVCSGSESSLRECRRFDIYNLLLGFTVICSDDSHQGNYSCVYDNYVFSHNFSSESELLTLTVTASPLPAFIIRHVVVLLILLTAITTIYLYYKTTRRQKRVIRVSSMDLYVDANAMEMVSLSSRAEAGPGEERAAQGTE; this is translated from the exons atgGGACCACTTCCTGTTCCGGGACAGTGGAAGTCTTCTACAGAGGAGAGTG AGTCTGTGCAGCTTGTGGAAGGAGCTGGTCTCTGCTCTGGGAGACTGGAGGTGAAGTCCAATCAGTCCTGGGCCTCAGTGTGTGAAGCTGACTTTGACCAGCAGGATGCAGAGGTAGTCTGTGGGGAGATTGGCTGTGGGGCTCCTGCAACTCTACAGGGGGGGCTCTATGGAGAAGGTGAGGGTCAGACCTGGGATAAAGAGTTCCAGTGTAAAGGCAATGAGTCCCTTCTCTTGGACTGTGACACCTCAGACAGAAAAAACAACACCTGCCTACCTGGTAATGCTGTTGGACTCACCTGCTCAG agcctgatgatgtgaggctggtgggaggaggcagTCGCTGTGCTGGTGGAGTGGAGCGGTACGACCAGGGAGAGTGGAGGACTGTGGGAGCTGAAGACAGGAACAAGGAGGGTGTAGCTGCAGTAGTGTGTAGACAGCTGGGTTGTGGCTCCACTGTTTCAGTACTACCTGGAAACACCAGTAGAGGGATTGGAGTTGTCTGTTCTGGGTCTGAGTCTTCACTGAGGGAGTGTAGGAGATTTGATATATATAATCTCCTTCTTGGATTCACAGTGATCTGCTCAG ATGACTCCCACCAAGGGAACTACAGCTGTGTTTATGACaattatgttttctctcataacTTCTCCTCTGAGAGTGAGCTCCTCACCCTCACCGTCACAG CCTCTCCTCTGCCAGCCTTCATCATCAGACACGTTGTAGTGCTGCTGATCCTACTGACAGCCATCACCACCATCTACCTGTACTACAAG ACCACCAGGAGGCAGAAGAGAGTGATCAGGGTGAGCAGCATGGATCTTTATGTTGATGCCAATGCCATGGAGATGGTCTCTCTGAGCTCCAGAGCTGAAGCTGgaccgggagaggagagagcagcccaGGGGACTGAGTAG